From the Wolbachia endosymbiont (group B) of Protocalliphora azurea genome, one window contains:
- a CDS encoding iron-containing alcohol dehydrogenase: MRYLKQILQHTEQVLIREVADNIYEICRQYGNDIFLIADENTAKLLNKNILNKVSHLIIPATTVIPARDYDGSQCHATWMTPNRLNSAASLQTVNLVRNKAKDSDLMVAFGSGTVNDICKYASYLEKKDYISFPTAASMNGYSSANASILVDGYKKSFGAHLPKAIYIDNDIIANAPPRLTLSGFADFICRSTVQADWLLSHLLLGTEYNELPFKLVRNLEEILLREHLALAKKDKRVVLLLMEALLISGLGMVMSKGSYSASQGEHMIAHAMETVTKDYSSSLHGEKIAVTTITMANLQEEILSIQNPITKPITLDVKHITQCFGNTEFIKILKQKQIMQQKIQEIIYKEWSNISSLIKQNLLSAKHLQKVFEDLSIPYLPEHLNWNKEQYCKVVNLTFATRDRFTFLDLAGCIEKS; encoded by the coding sequence ATGCGATATTTAAAACAAATATTACAGCACACAGAACAAGTTCTTATTAGGGAAGTTGCTGATAATATCTATGAAATATGTAGACAATATGGAAATGACATTTTTCTGATTGCAGATGAAAATACAGCAAAACTTTTAAACAAAAACATACTTAATAAAGTTTCTCATTTAATTATTCCAGCCACAACTGTCATTCCAGCGCGTGACTATGATGGATCGCAGTGTCACGCTACTTGGATGACACCAAATAGACTGAACAGCGCTGCTTCCCTCCAAACTGTAAACCTAGTTAGAAATAAAGCAAAAGATAGTGACTTAATGGTTGCATTTGGTAGTGGCACTGTTAATGATATCTGCAAATATGCAAGCTACCTCGAGAAAAAAGATTATATATCGTTCCCAACAGCCGCTTCCATGAATGGGTATAGCTCTGCAAACGCTTCAATATTAGTTGATGGATATAAAAAATCGTTCGGAGCACATCTTCCAAAGGCAATATACATTGATAACGATATAATTGCCAACGCACCACCACGCCTCACATTAAGTGGATTTGCAGATTTCATCTGCCGTTCAACAGTACAAGCCGATTGGCTATTATCTCATCTATTACTTGGCACAGAATATAATGAACTCCCCTTTAAACTTGTTCGCAATCTGGAGGAAATTTTGCTCAGAGAACACTTGGCACTTGCTAAAAAAGATAAAAGAGTAGTTTTATTACTTATGGAAGCCTTATTGATTTCAGGACTTGGAATGGTGATGTCAAAAGGCAGCTACTCTGCAAGCCAAGGAGAACATATGATAGCTCATGCAATGGAGACGGTAACAAAAGATTATTCCTCCTCGTTACATGGCGAAAAAATTGCTGTTACGACGATTACTATGGCTAACTTGCAAGAGGAGATATTGTCAATACAAAACCCGATTACCAAACCGATCACTTTAGATGTAAAACATATAACTCAGTGCTTTGGTAATACCGAATTTATAAAAATTCTAAAGCAGAAGCAAATTATGCAGCAAAAAATTCAAGAGATTATTTACAAAGAATGGAGTAATATTTCTAGTTTAATTAAGCAAAATTTACTATCTGCAAAACACCTGCAGAAAGTATTTGAAGATCTATCAATTCCGTACTTACCGGAGCATCTTAATTGGAACAAAGAGCAATATTGCAAGGTAGTCAATCTTACATTTGCAACAAGAGATAGATTCACCTTTCTTGACCTAGCTGGTTGTATAGAAAAAAGTTAG
- a CDS encoding dihydroneopterin aldolase: MVACNLLISDLRLWVHLGCSAEEKFSPQLVSIDVDFTFKSPPSGLTTDQLKDTICYLEVVQNIQSLVQGKQFNLIEHLTHDIYRMINDLFMQKEHSVRVTTHKIAPPVPGVHGGVFFTYCNELQE, translated from the coding sequence GTGGTAGCATGTAATCTTCTTATATCTGATTTACGGCTTTGGGTTCATTTGGGATGTAGTGCAGAAGAGAAGTTTTCTCCCCAATTGGTGAGTATTGACGTTGATTTCACTTTTAAATCTCCTCCTTCAGGGCTTACAACTGATCAACTTAAAGATACTATCTGCTATTTGGAAGTAGTGCAAAATATTCAATCTCTTGTTCAGGGCAAGCAATTTAATTTAATCGAGCATTTAACTCATGATATATACAGGATGATTAACGACCTTTTTATGCAAAAAGAGCATTCTGTCAGGGTGACTACTCACAAAATCGCACCACCAGTTCCTGGTGTGCATGGGGGCGTTTTTTTTACTTACTGTAATGAATTGCAAGAATGA
- the cutA gene encoding divalent-cation tolerance protein CutA encodes MSNLVLVYITFSNLKEAKTISEELLNEKLIACVNIFPEVNSLYLWEGKINSNCEIVAIMKSRNDQTDKIVEKIEAMHSYDQPAVVIIPIGKANKSFTNWVNNVIDINNIGV; translated from the coding sequence ATGAGCAACTTAGTTTTAGTCTATATAACTTTTTCAAACCTGAAAGAGGCTAAGACTATTTCTGAAGAATTGTTAAACGAGAAGTTAATTGCATGTGTAAATATATTTCCCGAAGTAAATTCTCTGTATTTATGGGAAGGTAAAATTAATAGTAATTGTGAAATAGTGGCAATTATGAAGAGCAGGAATGATCAGACTGATAAGATTGTAGAAAAAATCGAGGCAATGCATTCTTATGATCAACCAGCCGTTGTGATAATACCCATAGGAAAAGCGAATAAATCTTTTACTAATTGGGTTAATAATGTTATTGATATAAACAATATTGGGGTGTAG
- the rpsR gene encoding 30S ribosomal protein S18 produces MMKRRNSFNNSYVSVNNRTGFRRPKVCPLAASKDEDIDYKNIDLLSKFTSDYGRILPRRLTGVCARKQRKLRLAIIRARFLALAPYCTKKVR; encoded by the coding sequence ATGATGAAAAGACGAAATAGTTTTAATAATTCTTACGTGTCTGTAAATAACAGAACTGGCTTTAGGCGTCCTAAGGTCTGTCCTCTTGCTGCATCTAAAGATGAGGACATAGACTATAAGAATATAGATTTATTGTCCAAATTCACCTCTGACTATGGTAGAATATTACCTAGAAGGTTAACAGGTGTGTGCGCAAGAAAACAAAGAAAGTTGCGCTTAGCAATTATAAGAGCACGCTTTTTAGCTCTTGCTCCTTACTGTACTAAAAAAGTTAGGTAA
- the folP gene encoding dihydropteroate synthase: MIYISIGSNIGNRLSHLQRATELLKKRYLKDLKSSIILETKAILPNGAPPDWNKPFLNMIVYGSCSSSPEELLKGLKQIECDIGRPQVYEKWAPRVIDLDILLWDDLTLDTPDLKIPHPELVNRPFLIHLMAMVNKTFAFNVQDCFSKSFTISPKLMGIVNITPDSFSDGGLYYDANRATKQALQLVSDGASIVDLGAQSTRPGASIKTPEEEYERLKPVLDNLSDYMKNGDIEVSIDSFWPDVILNVLKHYNIAWVNDQKGDLSSNTLKEVASSGCSVVIMHSLSIPPHKDNIIPHDIDPIDIINNWAEESINRLLALGFDESSIIIDPGIGFGKSMYQNIQILRSIETLQNFGCKVLVGHSRKSFISSFSIESPSNRDLETIAISAILQNKVDFLRVHNVRDHMRFFVAQAVLKG, encoded by the coding sequence ATGATCTATATTTCTATTGGATCAAATATAGGGAATCGCCTTTCCCATTTACAAAGAGCTACTGAGTTACTAAAGAAGCGCTATTTAAAAGACTTAAAGTCTTCGATCATTCTAGAAACTAAGGCTATTTTACCAAATGGTGCTCCACCTGATTGGAACAAGCCATTTCTCAATATGATTGTCTATGGAAGTTGTTCTTCTTCTCCTGAGGAGCTACTAAAAGGCTTAAAACAAATCGAATGTGATATTGGTCGTCCACAAGTCTACGAAAAATGGGCACCTCGTGTTATTGATTTAGATATTTTGTTATGGGATGATCTAACGCTTGATACACCTGATCTTAAAATTCCTCACCCAGAATTGGTAAACAGGCCATTTTTGATCCACTTGATGGCAATGGTTAACAAAACATTTGCTTTCAATGTTCAAGACTGTTTTTCAAAGAGTTTTACGATTTCACCAAAGCTTATGGGTATTGTCAACATTACCCCTGATTCATTTTCAGATGGTGGTCTTTATTATGATGCGAATCGAGCAACCAAGCAGGCATTGCAGCTGGTATCAGATGGTGCAAGCATAGTTGATCTTGGAGCTCAATCAACAAGGCCTGGAGCTTCAATAAAGACGCCAGAGGAAGAGTATGAACGTCTAAAACCAGTACTTGATAATCTTAGCGACTATATGAAAAATGGTGATATTGAAGTCAGCATTGATAGTTTTTGGCCAGACGTTATTTTAAACGTTTTGAAGCACTACAATATTGCCTGGGTAAATGATCAGAAGGGAGATCTGAGTAGTAATACCTTAAAAGAAGTTGCTAGCAGTGGGTGTAGTGTCGTTATTATGCATTCACTTTCGATACCACCACATAAGGACAATATTATTCCACATGATATTGACCCAATTGATATCATAAATAATTGGGCAGAGGAGAGCATTAATAGGTTACTTGCCCTTGGTTTTGATGAAAGTTCAATAATTATTGATCCTGGTATTGGTTTTGGCAAATCTATGTATCAGAATATTCAGATTTTACGCAGTATAGAAACTTTACAAAATTTTGGCTGCAAGGTTTTAGTTGGCCATTCCAGAAAGTCATTTATTTCCTCTTTTTCCATAGAATCTCCCTCTAATAGAGATTTAGAAACAATTGCTATATCTGCTATACTGCAAAATAAGGTTGATTTCCTTAGAGTGCATAATGTACGCGACCACATGAGATTTTTTGTAGCCCAAGCTGTCTTAAAGGGATGA
- a CDS encoding CADD family putative folate metabolism protein — protein sequence MTFVQSLNNQLDSLHLLKHPFYESWNEGSLSLQALQTYAKEYYHHVAAFPRYISGIHSLCPNLKMRQVLLGNLIEEEQGDENHPELWQRFAEGLGVARVDLLEDAQVKETQELVDGYFDIVKSDFAAGLGALYAYERQTPEVSKSKIEGLKKHYSINDERPLKFFTVHMEADEWHSEECANLIADLNEEEQEKVMQGAEKGAKLLWGFLDGMMNVDVCH from the coding sequence ATGACATTTGTTCAATCACTTAATAATCAATTAGATAGTTTACACTTATTAAAACACCCATTTTACGAGTCATGGAATGAAGGTAGCTTAAGCCTGCAGGCTCTTCAAACCTATGCTAAGGAATATTATCACCATGTTGCTGCTTTCCCTCGTTATATCAGCGGTATACATTCTTTATGCCCCAATCTAAAGATGCGGCAAGTTTTACTTGGTAATTTAATAGAGGAAGAACAAGGCGATGAGAATCACCCAGAATTATGGCAGCGTTTTGCTGAAGGGCTCGGAGTAGCAAGGGTTGATCTTCTTGAAGATGCACAGGTTAAGGAGACGCAAGAATTAGTTGACGGTTACTTTGACATTGTAAAATCAGATTTTGCAGCAGGTCTTGGAGCTCTGTACGCTTATGAACGTCAAACTCCAGAGGTTTCTAAATCTAAAATTGAAGGTCTAAAAAAACACTATTCAATAAATGATGAGCGTCCTCTCAAATTTTTTACTGTTCATATGGAAGCTGATGAGTGGCATTCTGAAGAATGTGCAAACCTTATTGCAGATTTAAACGAAGAAGAACAAGAGAAAGTTATGCAAGGCGCTGAAAAAGGAGCAAAACTCTTATGGGGTTTTCTTGATGGCATGATGAATGTTGATGTTTGTCATTAA
- a CDS encoding alpha/beta hydrolase family protein yields the protein MKVTEENTIKIREEFVEVQNGMRIQKIVMSNSKSSADSRKKKHIVYFPGLTYTFEKEPDEDKSEWNWAAEAGMDVHLINFPGSGKSKGHSLNGQNRVNAGIAVISDLLKQGIHPDNIVLYGSCAGGPIAAEVYKKFKKDDNVHLRCVINKSFSSFKKLVVKLLHISKPKWLFPPIIKFILKCFGWHFKPHTIVNDITPYTICFNLENDGFISKQANIGTKISDIEKSHRKKNYQKKETFEGFEQYKEFFMENTNLAKIKNLEPEVGVMRKCWNKFLSLLPIKADDIHFSPITELCSSSEHKYTLPELISLFLEFTDNYFEKKGSLNQEKQPEIKTEAICGKNSEKEIEEKKQYFTNLKNYSISQNISKKLTSLQILK from the coding sequence ATGAAAGTAACAGAAGAAAATACAATAAAAATTAGGGAAGAGTTCGTAGAAGTTCAAAATGGAATGCGAATTCAAAAGATAGTGATGTCAAACTCGAAGAGCAGTGCAGATAGCAGAAAGAAAAAGCATATAGTTTACTTTCCAGGGCTTACATATACTTTTGAAAAAGAGCCAGATGAAGACAAAAGTGAATGGAATTGGGCAGCTGAAGCAGGTATGGATGTTCACCTTATTAATTTTCCTGGTTCTGGAAAAAGCAAAGGTCATTCTTTAAACGGTCAAAATCGAGTAAATGCAGGAATTGCAGTCATTTCAGATCTTCTAAAGCAAGGCATTCACCCAGACAATATAGTACTGTATGGAAGCTGTGCTGGAGGACCAATAGCTGCAGAGGTTTATAAAAAGTTTAAAAAAGATGACAATGTTCATTTAAGATGCGTTATCAATAAATCCTTTAGCTCATTCAAAAAACTTGTAGTGAAATTACTACACATATCAAAACCTAAATGGCTATTTCCTCCTATAATAAAATTCATACTCAAATGCTTTGGTTGGCACTTTAAGCCACATACAATAGTAAACGATATTACTCCATACACAATTTGTTTTAATCTAGAGAACGATGGCTTTATTAGTAAGCAGGCAAATATAGGTACTAAAATTTCTGACATAGAAAAAAGTCATAGGAAAAAAAACTACCAAAAAAAAGAAACTTTTGAAGGTTTTGAGCAATACAAAGAGTTTTTCATGGAGAATACTAATTTAGCTAAAATAAAAAATCTTGAACCTGAAGTTGGAGTAATGAGAAAATGCTGGAATAAGTTTCTATCGTTACTACCTATTAAGGCAGATGATATTCACTTTTCTCCGATTACAGAATTGTGCTCATCAAGTGAACATAAATACACTCTTCCTGAGTTAATTTCACTCTTTTTAGAATTCACAGATAATTATTTTGAAAAGAAGGGCTCTCTCAATCAAGAGAAACAACCAGAGATAAAAACAGAAGCGATATGTGGAAAGAATAGTGAAAAAGAAATAGAGGAAAAGAAACAGTATTTTACCAATTTAAAGAATTATTCAATAAGTCAGAATATATCTAAAAAGCTAACATCTCTTCAAATATTGAAATAA
- the rplI gene encoding 50S ribosomal protein L9 yields MLIILKENITTLGKLGEVVKVKPGYARNFLFPQKKAMKATKENLIKLEEQRLLLEEENTKKLNAAKVLASSLHDKFIILIKQASEDGKIFGSVTTREIAKTLLQEGYDISHHSLSLGGISIKNLGEYQVNIELHSKVIVPITIYVVRSEKDAHELRQAKLQNQKSEQQEAEQDASKEAADADDS; encoded by the coding sequence ATGTTAATAATTTTAAAGGAAAATATAACAACTTTAGGTAAGCTTGGTGAAGTTGTCAAAGTTAAGCCAGGTTATGCACGTAATTTTCTTTTTCCACAAAAAAAGGCGATGAAAGCCACTAAGGAAAATTTAATAAAGTTAGAGGAACAGCGTTTATTATTGGAAGAAGAAAATACCAAAAAATTAAATGCAGCAAAAGTGCTTGCATCATCACTGCATGATAAATTTATTATATTAATAAAGCAAGCTTCAGAGGATGGAAAGATTTTTGGCTCTGTAACCACACGTGAAATTGCAAAAACTTTATTACAAGAAGGATATGATATAAGTCATCATAGTTTATCTTTGGGTGGAATAAGCATCAAAAATTTGGGCGAGTATCAAGTGAATATAGAATTACATAGTAAAGTGATAGTGCCAATTACTATATACGTTGTCAGATCTGAGAAAGATGCACATGAATTAAGGCAAGCAAAGTTGCAAAATCAGAAATCTGAGCAACAAGAGGCAGAGCAAGATGCGAGTAAAGAAGCTGCTGATGCTGATGATAGCTGA
- the purB gene encoding adenylosuccinate lyase has protein sequence MIPRYSRKEISSIWEEKNKFNIWLKIEKLACEAQAKLKVIPNDVAEKLSGAIEFDIERINEIESIVKHDVIAFLTYIAEKAGVDVRYLHYGMTSSDVLDTCFAVQLKESCDILLKNLKNLLIVLKKKAEDYKDIVCVGRSHGMHAEPITLGLKFARFYAEFKRNYQRLISAQKEISICKISGAVGNFTNINPFVEEYVAKEMGLIPETISSQVIPRDRHAMFFSILGVIASSIENIAIEIRHLQRTEVGEISEYFSTGQKGSSAMPHKCNPILSENLTGLSRLVRSYVFPALENVALWHERDISHSSVERCIAPDACIAMDFALVRLTDLIDKLVINKENIEKNLNSSKGLVFSQRVLLELVNSGLAREEAYKIVQSNAMKVKQNNSDFLAELKQDKSLLEVINSKKLESLFDLKYYTKHVDHIYSKVFNEAE, from the coding sequence ATGATTCCACGCTATAGCCGCAAAGAAATCTCTTCTATTTGGGAAGAAAAAAATAAGTTCAACATATGGCTCAAAATAGAAAAATTAGCATGTGAAGCTCAAGCAAAATTAAAAGTTATTCCAAATGATGTTGCTGAAAAGCTCTCTGGTGCTATTGAATTTGATATTGAGCGTATTAACGAAATTGAATCCATTGTAAAACATGATGTTATAGCCTTTTTGACATATATTGCTGAAAAAGCGGGAGTTGATGTTCGTTATCTCCATTACGGAATGACAAGTTCTGATGTTTTAGATACATGCTTTGCAGTGCAGTTGAAAGAGTCATGTGATATTTTACTCAAGAATCTAAAAAATTTACTTATAGTATTGAAAAAAAAAGCTGAGGACTATAAAGATATTGTTTGTGTTGGGCGCAGTCATGGAATGCATGCAGAACCAATAACTCTTGGATTAAAATTTGCTAGATTTTATGCTGAATTTAAACGCAATTATCAGAGATTAATTAGCGCGCAAAAAGAGATCTCAATTTGTAAAATATCAGGTGCAGTAGGTAATTTTACAAATATTAATCCATTTGTTGAAGAGTATGTAGCGAAAGAAATGGGACTCATACCTGAAACCATATCGTCTCAAGTCATCCCTCGTGATAGACATGCCATGTTCTTTTCAATTTTGGGAGTAATTGCAAGCTCAATAGAAAATATTGCAATTGAGATTCGTCATTTGCAAAGAACTGAAGTCGGCGAAATCTCTGAATATTTTTCCACTGGACAGAAGGGAAGTTCTGCTATGCCGCATAAGTGTAATCCTATTTTAAGTGAGAATTTGACTGGGCTCTCACGCTTAGTACGCAGCTACGTTTTTCCTGCATTAGAAAATGTTGCATTATGGCACGAACGAGATATATCGCACTCGTCTGTGGAAAGGTGCATTGCTCCTGATGCTTGTATAGCAATGGATTTTGCTTTAGTACGATTAACAGATTTGATAGATAAATTGGTGATCAATAAGGAAAATATTGAAAAGAACTTAAATTCTTCAAAAGGCTTGGTTTTTTCACAACGAGTATTACTCGAGTTGGTAAATAGTGGTTTGGCGAGGGAAGAGGCGTATAAAATTGTTCAGAGCAATGCAATGAAAGTGAAACAAAACAATAGTGATTTTCTGGCCGAACTGAAACAAGATAAATCCTTACTTGAAGTTATTAACTCTAAAAAACTTGAATCTTTGTTTGATTTGAAGTATTATACGAAGCATGTAGATCATATATATAGCAAGGTTTTTAATGAGGCTGAGTAG
- a CDS encoding dihydrofolate reductase, which yields MKIIGIMAVDPNGVIGINNDLPWRYPSEFKHFCQVTDKQVIVMGRKTFETVPQSILKNRTPIVFSRNKCFNRGPKCTVVSSMKEFLSIQSSSQVFVIGGAQIAHLFLEHNLISEFIMTEMHKTYKGDTYFNLALLDQWNKTILTKTKDYTICNCVRSAE from the coding sequence ATGAAGATTATTGGAATTATGGCTGTTGACCCTAATGGGGTAATTGGAATAAATAATGATTTGCCCTGGCGTTATCCAAGTGAGTTTAAACATTTTTGTCAAGTAACCGACAAGCAAGTTATTGTGATGGGAAGAAAGACATTTGAAACCGTGCCTCAGAGTATACTAAAGAATCGTACACCTATTGTTTTCTCCCGTAACAAGTGTTTTAATAGAGGCCCAAAATGTACTGTTGTCTCTTCCATGAAAGAATTTCTGTCAATTCAAAGTAGTTCTCAAGTCTTTGTGATTGGTGGGGCACAAATAGCACACCTTTTTTTAGAGCATAACCTAATCTCAGAATTTATTATGACTGAAATGCATAAAACTTATAAAGGTGATACGTATTTCAATTTAGCACTCCTTGATCAGTGGAATAAAACTATTCTCACTAAAACTAAAGACTATACTATATGCAATTGTGTCCGTTCAGCAGAGTAG
- the dapE gene encoding succinyl-diaminopimelate desuccinylase: MKIDPVELTKKLISFKSITPKDDGAIEHIAAILKKSGFECEILEFGDKVKNLYAKYINGVPNLCFAGHVDVVPPGELKDWISDPFKPEVRNGMLYGRGAADMKGGVAAFIAAIVDSVAGKFRFSGSISALITGAEESTEEHGTKAVLEWMKSKQKKIDFCIVGEPTSSEKLGDTIKIGRRGSATFKLICHGKQGHVAYPDLADNPIYKMVSILSKIKDTTFDTGNKYFQPSHCEITTIDVGNNTNNLIPSSIAAGFNVRYNNTQTPDVLYKMIDAICTNVTNDYKLSMQSSRDVFLSTPDRNTDIMLDAINKITGIDAVLSTNGGTSDAAFIKDICPVIEFGMINKTAHQVNECVSIDDIHKLTAIYKEFIKNYFYPTNKILNQINVIGNTPDGPLLA, encoded by the coding sequence ATGAAGATTGACCCTGTAGAACTAACTAAGAAATTAATTTCTTTTAAAAGTATAACACCAAAAGACGATGGGGCAATAGAGCATATAGCAGCCATTCTCAAGAAAAGTGGTTTTGAATGTGAGATTTTAGAGTTTGGTGATAAAGTTAAAAATCTTTATGCGAAATATATAAATGGAGTACCAAACTTGTGTTTTGCTGGACATGTTGATGTTGTACCACCAGGTGAGTTAAAAGATTGGATATCTGATCCATTTAAGCCAGAAGTTAGAAATGGAATGCTATACGGAAGAGGAGCAGCTGATATGAAAGGCGGAGTAGCTGCATTTATTGCTGCTATCGTAGATTCAGTTGCAGGTAAGTTTCGATTCAGTGGTTCAATCAGTGCATTGATTACCGGTGCTGAAGAAAGCACGGAAGAACATGGAACAAAGGCCGTTTTGGAATGGATGAAAAGTAAGCAAAAAAAGATAGATTTTTGTATAGTTGGAGAACCAACGAGTAGTGAGAAATTAGGTGATACCATAAAAATAGGTAGAAGAGGTTCTGCAACATTTAAATTGATTTGCCATGGTAAACAAGGGCACGTTGCCTACCCAGATCTAGCAGATAATCCAATATATAAAATGGTATCGATACTAAGTAAGATAAAAGATACCACTTTTGATACTGGTAATAAATACTTTCAGCCTTCACATTGCGAAATTACTACTATCGACGTTGGAAATAATACTAATAATCTAATACCTAGTTCAATAGCAGCAGGTTTTAATGTTCGATATAACAATACACAAACACCGGACGTTTTATATAAGATGATTGATGCAATATGCACCAATGTGACTAACGATTATAAACTGTCTATGCAGAGCAGCAGGGACGTTTTTCTCTCTACTCCTGATAGAAATACTGATATTATGCTTGATGCGATAAATAAAATTACCGGTATTGATGCTGTGCTGAGTACAAATGGTGGCACATCTGATGCTGCGTTTATTAAAGATATTTGTCCAGTAATTGAATTTGGTATGATCAACAAAACCGCACATCAGGTAAATGAATGCGTATCAATAGACGATATACATAAATTAACAGCTATATATAAGGAGTTTATAAAAAATTATTTTTACCCCACTAATAAAATATTAAACCAAATCAATGTAATTGGTAATACGCCTGATGGTCCATTATTAGCTTGA